One Serpentinicella alkaliphila DNA segment encodes these proteins:
- a CDS encoding flagellar hook-basal body protein, whose amino-acid sequence MLRGLYTATSAMQTSQKKLDVTSNNMANMNTTGFKKDVVVTEAFPEVFLHKLKGSIDNKSVENRLFVDVKKTGNEFSLSTTGGFFSADSLNGVSFSRSTLFSIDEEGYLRTFVRDSDGNPNFSEGNYILSQQGSRVFVGQGNVDINDKGQVMVNGQQVGDLVKVPPRGVIGTINSGLRLDRIQTKFRQGSFEETGNPLDFAIEGNGFFQVQTPQGIMYTRDGNFTLNNNGEIVTTEGYLLLGQYGSILLDSKDFQLGLNGEVVVNNEVVDQINLVGIKNLHDLRKYGENLYYMDESKTLEIEEFEGKVIQGFLEGSNINPIEEMVNMINILRLYESNQKVIRSYDEILQKAANEIGKL is encoded by the coding sequence ATGCTAAGGGGCTTATACACAGCAACTTCTGCTATGCAAACATCCCAGAAAAAGCTTGATGTTACGTCAAATAACATGGCTAATATGAATACAACAGGCTTTAAAAAGGATGTAGTTGTTACAGAGGCGTTTCCAGAGGTTTTTTTACATAAATTAAAAGGCTCAATTGATAATAAATCTGTGGAGAATAGATTATTTGTTGATGTTAAAAAGACAGGTAATGAATTTAGTTTATCTACAACTGGTGGATTTTTTTCAGCTGATAGTCTAAATGGGGTAAGCTTTAGTAGGTCAACTTTATTTTCTATAGATGAAGAAGGCTATCTAAGAACTTTTGTTAGAGATTCTGATGGAAACCCAAATTTCTCAGAAGGAAACTATATACTAAGCCAGCAAGGTAGTAGAGTATTCGTTGGTCAAGGAAATGTTGACATAAATGACAAGGGACAAGTTATGGTCAATGGACAACAGGTAGGTGACTTAGTTAAGGTTCCACCTAGAGGTGTCATAGGGACGATAAATAGTGGGCTTAGACTAGATAGAATTCAAACTAAGTTCAGGCAAGGAAGCTTCGAGGAAACTGGAAACCCCTTAGATTTTGCAATTGAAGGAAATGGTTTTTTTCAAGTACAAACTCCACAGGGGATTATGTATACTAGAGATGGTAATTTTACACTAAATAACAATGGTGAGATTGTTACGACAGAAGGTTATTTATTATTAGGTCAATATGGCTCCATACTTTTAGACTCTAAGGATTTTCAACTAGGCCTAAATGGAGAAGTAGTTGTTAATAATGAGGTAGTTGACCAGATTAATTTAGTAGGGATAAAAAATCTTCATGATTTAAGAAAGTACGGAGAAAACCTTTATTATATGGATGAAAGTAAGACTTTGGAAATTGAAGAATTTGAAGGGAAAGTAATTCAAGGTTTCTTAGAGGGGTCAAATATTAACCCTATAGAAGAAATGGTTAATATGATAAATATTTTAAGGCTGTATGAATCAAATCAAAAGGTAATTAGATCATATGATGAGATTTTGCAAAAGGCAGCCAATGAAATTGGTAAGTTGTAA